One window of Catonella massiliensis genomic DNA carries:
- a CDS encoding YiiX/YebB-like N1pC/P60 family cysteine hydrolase has translation MIKNFNKIISVAFCFILVTCFMILPIYANKRVSDVEQIFPKNEVNELLRDVQKMPIYTDYKGSRFFKMANRKKVYPSRKGVILVTADKFKDKLPLGHAAIIYNQYTVIEAEFPYVTTGNNDWNYTKKTCYGLNVKGTTLAQDNDVADWCYRQIGKRYNIDYFNTSTREEFYCSQLVWAGFKDVCGVNLNTPIFGDAIHPMELVKSNRTYIIYEK, from the coding sequence ATGATTAAAAATTTTAATAAAATAATTAGTGTAGCGTTTTGTTTTATATTGGTAACTTGTTTCATGATATTACCTATTTATGCAAATAAACGAGTTTCGGATGTAGAACAGATTTTTCCAAAAAATGAAGTAAATGAGCTTTTAAGAGATGTACAGAAAATGCCAATTTATACAGATTATAAGGGAAGTAGATTTTTCAAAATGGCAAATAGAAAAAAAGTTTATCCTTCAAGAAAAGGAGTAATCTTAGTTACTGCCGATAAGTTTAAGGATAAATTACCTTTAGGACATGCAGCAATCATATATAACCAATATACTGTTATTGAAGCAGAATTCCCTTATGTTACTACTGGAAACAATGATTGGAATTACACAAAAAAAACTTGCTATGGATTGAACGTTAAAGGAACAACTCTTGCACAAGATAATGATGTGGCGGATTGGTGTTATAGACAGATAGGAAAAAGGTACAATATTGATTATTTTAATACATCAACAAGAGAAGAGTTTTATTGTTCACAATTAGTTTGGGCTGGATTCAAAGATGTTTGTGGGGTTAACCTGAATACGCCAATTTTTGGAGATGCGATTCACCCAATGGAACTTGTAAAAAGCAACAGAACTTATATAATATATGAGAAGTAG
- a CDS encoding IS110 family RNA-guided transposase, which produces MNIKGTKKKNQVVTANIFEQQELLKKSEVIKENLAASTWRELETNGKFDKNKKLSFISDDMLILGCDVGSETHYMRAIDTRGRELSKSAHSFNNNQEGFRSAKEWAVRIAAEHDKSQIVLGLEPTGHYWFCLATWMITNGISVVQVNPYAVKQTKEVEDNSQLKDDRKDPKLIANLVKDGNFGMPYLPEKIYAELRRLSMFRDQLNEDRIRTINRMHREMKIYFPEYKEALGKVDGAFSLELLKEAPFPDELTALGEEGIRQIWHAAKLRGRGYSRAREILQYAKASVGIKDGSIASKAAVKWFVQKIMELDVELAVIENQINQKCQEIPHTGNVLEISGIGENTLSGILAEMGDISRFDDVKEIQKLSGLGLVACSSGKHKGETKISHRGRKRLRYWLFQAAKSAVAHAEEFKELHMYYTTRADNPLKKMQSLIVIACKLLRIIYTILNTGTKYAPKKMLMDIRRPENKEAIVA; this is translated from the coding sequence ATGAATATTAAAGGCACAAAGAAAAAAAATCAAGTAGTAACAGCAAATATTTTTGAACAGCAGGAGCTTTTGAAAAAATCGGAGGTGATTAAGGAAAATCTCGCAGCTTCAACCTGGCGTGAGTTGGAAACCAATGGTAAGTTCGATAAAAATAAAAAACTCTCTTTTATCAGCGATGACATGCTTATCTTGGGATGTGATGTAGGCAGCGAAACGCACTATATGAGAGCAATTGATACCAGAGGACGGGAACTCAGTAAGTCCGCACATTCTTTCAACAATAATCAAGAGGGCTTCCGGAGTGCAAAGGAATGGGCAGTGAGGATAGCCGCTGAACATGATAAGAGTCAGATAGTGCTTGGCTTAGAGCCGACCGGTCACTACTGGTTCTGCCTTGCTACATGGATGATTACAAATGGAATCAGTGTTGTTCAGGTAAACCCTTATGCTGTTAAGCAGACAAAGGAGGTTGAAGATAACAGCCAGCTCAAGGATGACAGGAAGGATCCAAAACTGATAGCAAATCTTGTCAAGGATGGCAACTTTGGTATGCCATATCTTCCAGAAAAAATCTATGCTGAACTTCGTAGGTTATCCATGTTCAGAGACCAACTGAATGAAGACAGAATTCGAACAATCAACCGGATGCACAGGGAGATGAAGATATATTTCCCGGAGTATAAGGAAGCATTGGGAAAAGTCGATGGAGCATTTAGCCTTGAACTGCTGAAAGAGGCACCATTTCCGGATGAACTGACCGCACTTGGAGAAGAAGGGATAAGACAGATTTGGCATGCTGCTAAACTTAGAGGACGCGGGTACAGCAGAGCCAGAGAAATCTTACAGTACGCAAAAGCAAGTGTTGGGATTAAGGATGGATCTATTGCAAGCAAGGCAGCTGTAAAGTGGTTCGTGCAGAAAATCATGGAACTGGATGTTGAACTTGCTGTTATAGAGAACCAGATCAACCAGAAATGTCAGGAGATACCGCATACAGGTAACGTTCTGGAGATATCTGGGATTGGAGAAAATACACTTTCCGGTATTCTTGCAGAGATGGGAGATATTTCAAGATTTGATGATGTTAAGGAAATACAGAAATTAAGCGGATTAGGCCTTGTGGCATGCAGTTCAGGAAAGCATAAGGGAGAAACCAAAATCAGTCATAGAGGACGCAAACGACTCAGATATTGGTTATTCCAGGCAGCAAAGTCAGCAGTGGCCCATGCAGAGGAATTCAAAGAACTCCATATGTATTATACGACACGAGCCGATAATCCGTTGAAAAAGATGCAGTCATTGATTGTGATAGCCTGCAAGCTTCTGAGGATTATCTATACGATTCTGAATACTGGTACGAAATATGCTCCGAAGAAGATGTTGATGGACATCAGACGTCCGGAAAATAAGGAAGCTATTGTAGCGTAA
- a CDS encoding helix-turn-helix transcriptional regulator, with translation MNIVKIGALINYERVKQDISIEKLAKGVCSESVIRRTEAGERGAGFFVLDMIVSRLGRSDNKVELMQDEKDYELYELREKLTDEIENKSYDEAAKLLADYETLADIESPLHLQFIKMIKGFISEEKYRDFIEADRSYYQALTLTLPEFSLEKLENYLLGENELILLTLYLNNKEKLGENLLKTYGITILDYIERHFYDEEIKCNLYGRVSLIVGNSYIKNNRPDEALQVILKAEQMLTDNGLLLNISKLLENILFISKNINITLYQDYKKMRDALKDLYAEYGFEWNTKDINLLTGYKQRNVNIISEIVKQERVIRGISQQKLADDLDIDVKTISRIECGKAKPKRGTIQKILDYFNIEVETVESRIITDDFRLLDMEREIAKLTTFQKYGEAEYLFNELKRKIPLDNKKNSQYVEYMSALFDLRIRQCNASEAADRLIKAFSITRGEMGLDNVGGYVPSRAEAIIINGIAVCYKALGEADKSIELLEKTVMAYERSKVNMKYRYIPLALLYVTLCSAYEETNRFEKAIQYADKTIDYSIRSLRGDFLGFLLEEKTYTLDRMTGDNTKSKSKYIQSYRIRCLMKASERQKAPLRRAFQKWYGEELR, from the coding sequence ATGAATATAGTAAAAATAGGGGCACTTATTAACTATGAGCGTGTTAAACAAGACATTAGCATAGAAAAATTAGCAAAAGGAGTCTGCTCGGAGTCTGTCATAAGAAGGACTGAAGCTGGGGAAAGAGGGGCTGGCTTTTTTGTGCTTGATATGATTGTAAGCAGGCTAGGCAGGTCTGACAATAAGGTTGAGCTTATGCAGGATGAAAAGGACTATGAATTGTATGAACTAAGAGAAAAGCTCACTGACGAAATTGAAAATAAAAGCTATGATGAAGCAGCTAAATTGCTTGCGGACTATGAAACGTTAGCAGACATAGAAAGCCCTTTACACTTGCAGTTTATTAAAATGATAAAAGGATTTATCTCTGAAGAAAAATACCGTGATTTCATAGAGGCTGATAGAAGTTACTATCAAGCATTAACACTAACATTGCCTGAGTTTTCTTTAGAGAAACTGGAGAACTATCTATTAGGAGAAAATGAGCTAATACTGCTTACTTTATATCTTAATAATAAAGAAAAACTGGGTGAGAATCTTCTTAAAACATATGGTATTACAATACTTGACTATATTGAGAGACATTTTTATGATGAGGAGATAAAGTGCAATTTGTATGGCAGGGTTTCATTGATTGTAGGAAACAGCTATATCAAAAATAATAGACCTGATGAGGCTTTACAGGTTATCTTAAAGGCTGAGCAAATGCTTACAGATAACGGACTTTTGCTAAATATATCAAAGCTTTTGGAGAATATCCTTTTCATATCTAAAAACATAAATATAACATTGTACCAAGATTACAAGAAGATGCGGGATGCATTGAAAGATTTATATGCAGAATATGGATTTGAATGGAATACTAAGGATATTAATTTGCTTACCGGATACAAGCAGAGAAATGTGAATATTATTTCAGAGATAGTTAAGCAGGAAAGGGTGATAAGAGGTATATCTCAGCAAAAACTTGCAGATGATTTGGATATAGATGTTAAGACAATTTCAAGGATAGAATGTGGTAAGGCTAAGCCTAAGCGGGGAACAATACAAAAAATACTGGATTATTTTAATATAGAGGTAGAGACTGTAGAAAGTAGGATTATAACTGACGATTTCCGCTTGCTTGATATGGAAAGGGAGATAGCAAAACTAACTACCTTTCAGAAGTATGGGGAAGCAGAGTACCTTTTTAACGAATTAAAGCGGAAAATACCCCTAGATAATAAGAAGAACAGCCAATATGTAGAGTATATGTCTGCACTATTTGATCTAAGAATCAGGCAATGTAATGCTAGTGAAGCCGCCGACAGATTAATAAAAGCCTTTAGTATAACAAGAGGAGAAATGGGACTTGATAATGTTGGTGGATATGTGCCAAGTAGAGCAGAAGCTATTATAATCAATGGTATAGCAGTCTGTTATAAAGCCCTTGGTGAGGCGGATAAAAGTATAGAATTGCTTGAAAAAACTGTCATGGCTTACGAAAGAAGTAAAGTTAATATGAAATATCGTTATATACCTCTGGCGTTGCTTTATGTTACCTTATGCTCAGCTTATGAAGAAACAAATCGTTTTGAAAAGGCGATACAGTACGCGGATAAGACAATAGACTATTCTATTAGATCACTGAGGGGAGATTTTTTAGGGTTTTTACTTGAAGAAAAAACTTATACCTTAGATAGAATGACAGGAGATAACACGAAGAGTAAGTCAAAGTACATTCAGAGCTATAGAATTAGATGTTTGATGAAGGCCAGCGAAAGACAAAAAGCCCCTTTAAGGAGGGCTTTTCAAAAGTGGTATGGGGAGGAGTTACGTTGA
- a CDS encoding leucine-rich repeat domain-containing protein: MLKTAKKIGFFAFLLISLLLISRDVKADIDEGEVIHIGDNVTARLNKKGVLTISGKGDMWNDTDDTNVYYNKWFNNKRNRIYKVVIKRGVTTIGRRAFSYMENIQSVSIPDTVNYIDTYAFLKTTSLKSIKIPANVKKIGIQSFYESGIKSCTIGKGFGEIDDFAFSHCYRLKSISIPSGTRAIGMGAFAESGLKTVKIGDDVREIRKNAFPVVKATVYSQNIILGENAFEPLTIFYAYKGSSIDQYAAMNGHIINYLKDKNDKSKEPAKINGVRVSSLSKGFRVRFNRVNGARGYEIRYAANSALLDASKTITVANIYNVTGLEGGKAYYVKVRAYTIVKGKRVYGKYSKVVKCKTKK, encoded by the coding sequence ATGCTTAAAACAGCAAAAAAGATTGGTTTCTTTGCATTTTTACTTATATCATTACTTTTGATAAGCAGGGACGTTAAGGCAGATATTGATGAAGGAGAAGTAATACATATAGGTGATAATGTCACAGCCCGCTTGAATAAAAAAGGTGTACTCACCATATCAGGTAAGGGTGATATGTGGAACGATACAGATGATACTAATGTGTATTACAACAAGTGGTTCAATAACAAAAGAAATAGAATATACAAAGTAGTAATCAAAAGGGGTGTTACCACCATAGGAAGAAGAGCATTCAGCTATATGGAGAATATACAGAGTGTATCTATTCCTGACACTGTTAATTATATCGATACCTACGCATTTTTAAAAACTACATCACTAAAAAGTATAAAGATTCCTGCCAATGTTAAGAAAATAGGCATCCAGTCCTTTTATGAATCAGGAATTAAAAGCTGTACTATCGGTAAGGGATTCGGTGAAATCGATGATTTTGCTTTCTCGCATTGTTATAGGCTAAAATCCATTTCTATACCTAGTGGAACTAGGGCAATAGGAATGGGAGCTTTTGCGGAGTCCGGCTTAAAAACGGTGAAGATAGGTGACGATGTAAGAGAAATCAGAAAGAATGCATTTCCTGTGGTTAAAGCTACTGTTTACTCTCAAAATATAATCTTGGGAGAAAATGCATTTGAGCCTCTTACAATATTCTATGCCTATAAAGGTTCATCTATAGATCAGTATGCTGCCATGAATGGGCATATAATCAATTACCTTAAAGATAAGAATGATAAAAGTAAAGAGCCAGCCAAGATAAATGGTGTCAGGGTGTCATCCTTAAGTAAAGGATTTAGAGTAAGGTTTAACAGAGTAAACGGTGCAAGGGGATATGAAATAAGATACGCTGCTAACTCAGCTCTATTGGATGCAAGCAAGACCATTACTGTAGCCAATATTTACAATGTTACAGGCCTTGAAGGTGGAAAGGCCTACTATGTAAAAGTAAGGGCTTATACGATAGTTAAAGGCAAGAGAGTATATGGAAAATACAGCAAAGTAGTAAAATGTAAAACAAAAAAATAA
- a CDS encoding helix-turn-helix domain-containing protein encodes MIINELLKKKNISRYQLSKDSGVAMTTITDICTGKAKLDKCNVGTLYKIAKALDVTIDYLLENNYVYTEDYIFSFETFKSNTCHQVKDLGDIDFIIEALETDKIRQLYDKQQYRESMYLLAMVDYLSRLNDIPICTNYNDIRKKKLKKPFFASGTILSFAALGDEHIKKDAIEKAIPEFMRFNIVESEIRNVC; translated from the coding sequence ATGATTATTAATGAACTGCTTAAGAAAAAAAATATTTCAAGATATCAATTAAGTAAAGACAGCGGAGTCGCAATGACTACTATAACAGATATATGCACTGGAAAGGCCAAGCTTGATAAATGTAACGTTGGTACCTTATATAAGATTGCAAAGGCACTTGATGTTACAATTGATTATTTACTAGAAAATAATTATGTATATACTGAGGATTATATATTTTCTTTTGAGACTTTTAAGAGCAATACCTGCCATCAGGTGAAAGACCTGGGTGATATTGATTTTATCATTGAAGCTCTGGAAACTGATAAAATTCGTCAATTATATGATAAGCAGCAATATAGAGAATCCATGTATCTCTTGGCTATGGTAGATTATTTGTCGAGATTAAATGATATTCCAATATGTACAAATTATAATGATATTCGGAAAAAAAAATTAAAAAAACCGTTTTTCGCATCTGGAACTATTTTGTCTTTTGCAGCTTTAGGAGACGAACATATAAAAAAAGATGCAATAGAAAAGGCTATTCCAGAGTTTATGCGATTCAATATTGTAGAAAGCGAGATACGAAATGTGTGTTAA
- a CDS encoding DUF6036 family nucleotidyltransferase, which translates to MCVNKPFTKENLERCLKELAKEFRKKNGAKIPAEITIIGGASILLNYGFREMTYDIDAIIKSSSVMKEAINTVGDRLNLPTGWINTDFINTSSYTPKLIEFSKYYKTFSNILHIRTIASEYLVAMKLRAGRQYKNDFSDVIGILIEQDRLGDTLTFDRVKNAIIELYGSYDVIPETSRLFIESIFEKDDLKAFYEQCIKLEFENKDILIEFNDNYPEVLNENNISDILKIARERKKK; encoded by the coding sequence ATGTGTGTTAATAAACCGTTTACTAAGGAAAATTTGGAACGCTGCTTAAAAGAGTTAGCAAAAGAATTTCGGAAAAAGAATGGAGCCAAAATTCCTGCTGAAATTACTATAATTGGAGGAGCCTCAATTCTTTTAAATTATGGTTTTAGAGAAATGACTTATGATATAGATGCTATTATTAAATCATCAAGTGTCATGAAAGAAGCAATAAATACTGTTGGTGATAGGCTAAATCTCCCTACAGGATGGATAAATACTGACTTTATTAATACTTCTTCATATACACCCAAATTAATAGAATTTTCAAAATACTATAAAACTTTTTCAAATATATTACATATCAGAACTATTGCCTCAGAATATCTGGTCGCAATGAAGTTAAGAGCAGGAAGACAGTATAAAAATGATTTTTCAGATGTAATTGGTATCCTGATAGAGCAAGACAGACTTGGAGATACTTTAACTTTTGATAGAGTTAAAAATGCTATCATAGAACTATATGGCTCCTATGATGTTATACCTGAGACTTCCCGCTTATTTATTGAATCTATTTTTGAAAAAGATGATTTAAAAGCATTTTACGAACAATGTATTAAACTTGAATTTGAAAACAAGGATATCCTAATAGAATTTAATGATAATTATCCCGAAGTATTAAATGAAAATAATATTTCTGATATATTAAAAATTGCCAGAGAACGAAAGAAAAAGTAA
- the holA gene encoding DNA polymerase III subunit delta: protein MSLATLNDNIKNHAFKRCYLLFGEEPFMIRHYKNALKNALLGSGDKMNLSTFTGKVTDINSIIEIAETLPFFTDYRCILIENSGLFSSANELSEYIDKIPESTVIIFAEAEVDKRTKLYKAVNKQGLSVEFEVQKESDLVNVIIKKFAADKIQISSDLARYFVSRIGTSMDELFSEADKLISYVYEKRTVTKEDIDNVCARQLSDKIFDIMDYMGKKDRENAIGYYLDLIGLQESPVKILSLINNHFTRLYNVKNLAAEGKSGEIASLLKLPPFFVKKYIDQANNFSFEKLKDALEYGIFADNAIKTGEMNEYIAVESMIVKFSA, encoded by the coding sequence ATGTCACTTGCAACACTCAATGATAATATTAAAAACCACGCTTTCAAGCGCTGCTACCTGCTATTTGGCGAAGAGCCATTTATGATAAGGCATTATAAAAATGCCTTAAAGAATGCTTTGCTTGGCAGCGGTGATAAGATGAATCTAAGCACTTTTACAGGTAAAGTCACTGATATAAACAGTATAATAGAAATTGCAGAAACCCTGCCTTTTTTCACAGACTACCGATGCATACTAATTGAAAACTCAGGGCTTTTTTCTTCTGCAAATGAGCTTTCAGAATACATAGATAAAATCCCTGAAAGCACTGTCATTATCTTTGCTGAAGCAGAGGTTGATAAAAGAACAAAGCTATATAAGGCTGTAAATAAACAAGGCCTTTCAGTGGAATTTGAAGTACAGAAAGAGTCGGACTTGGTTAATGTCATTATCAAAAAATTTGCTGCTGATAAAATCCAAATTTCTTCTGACCTAGCAAGATACTTTGTTTCCCGCATAGGGACTTCTATGGATGAGCTTTTCAGCGAGGCAGACAAGCTGATTTCTTATGTGTATGAGAAAAGAACTGTAACAAAGGAAGACATAGATAATGTCTGTGCAAGACAGCTCTCTGACAAAATATTCGACATAATGGACTACATGGGTAAAAAAGACAGGGAAAATGCAATTGGCTATTACCTTGATTTAATAGGCCTTCAGGAATCACCCGTCAAGATATTGTCTTTAATTAACAATCATTTTACAAGGCTTTACAACGTAAAGAATCTGGCGGCAGAAGGGAAATCCGGTGAAATAGCCTCCCTCCTCAAGCTCCCTCCTTTTTTTGTAAAAAAATACATAGATCAGGCAAATAACTTTTCCTTTGAAAAACTAAAAGATGCCCTTGAATATGGCATCTTTGCTGATAATGCTATAAAGACCGGAGAGATGAATGAATACATCGCTGTCGAGAGCATGATAGTTAAGTTCTCTGCTTAG
- a CDS encoding YoaK family protein, giving the protein MENLTEKQEEILHYIVCVSGGFMGGYALFTRLGNFGSAQTGNLIEIVLNIFGRDYKEVALRFAALLLFIFGNVSCVLIKQNLGKLVLKIYTFGILFIGYIFLAFIPADADAVLGLLPIFFMSSVQWFTFTGTRKYNCSTIFSTNNLKQMVLGYTYYHLTGKEEDREKGRFYLLSLTFFYAGVVLAVALCHRFGIRASCFGLIIIIIAEIVSIERDAKQRT; this is encoded by the coding sequence ATGGAGAATTTGACAGAGAAACAAGAAGAAATATTGCACTACATTGTGTGTGTTTCAGGCGGCTTTATGGGTGGCTATGCACTCTTTACCAGACTAGGCAACTTCGGCTCTGCCCAGACAGGGAACCTTATTGAGATAGTACTGAATATATTCGGCAGGGACTACAAGGAAGTGGCACTTAGGTTTGCAGCCCTACTCTTGTTCATATTTGGCAATGTCTCCTGTGTTTTGATTAAGCAAAACCTTGGAAAGCTTGTACTTAAAATATATACCTTTGGTATTTTGTTTATCGGCTATATTTTTCTTGCTTTTATACCCGCTGATGCAGATGCAGTCTTAGGTTTACTGCCTATATTCTTTATGTCATCAGTGCAGTGGTTTACATTCACAGGAACAAGGAAATATAACTGCTCCACTATATTTTCGACTAATAACCTAAAGCAGATGGTCTTAGGATATACTTATTATCATCTGACTGGAAAAGAAGAAGATAGGGAAAAAGGAAGATTTTACCTTTTATCCCTTACCTTCTTTTATGCCGGAGTGGTTCTTGCGGTAGCTCTATGCCATAGATTTGGAATAAGAGCTAGCTGCTTTGGCTTAATCATTATCATAATTGCGGAAATTGTCTCAATCGAAAGAGATGCTAAGCAGAGAACTTAA
- a CDS encoding transglutaminase domain-containing protein: MSKLKRNLIISGVSFVILLILLGLSAFITAPLKSVMTVEAGTPDLKQTDFYKNPEIYEFLLSHHIPLINCKMVTPLKDIPLDKPGEYPVQFLVNGNINTTLLTVEDTESPVIIAKEVVIAAGDSCKKEDFIEKVEDATKSKVKESGLSEYKGEAGIYKITLTATDIAGNVSEEVTHLYVLDVREKLTVELGTTSLPADRFIKSDKTGIKLTYGKKFNINKALQKSGKYTVPIRALVKKNEKEIKLTLVVKDTKAPVIKGARDLTIYIGSPFSYREGVSVTDNQPGGTALLVDASKVNPRKEGVYKVTYRSEDKAGNKTSKSVKVTVKKSSKSHAKEVAKYVKETLAEITNKNMTELEKLDKIFEFCHTKISYTGYSDKSDAIEAAYNGFRTHTGDCFTYFAVSEALITGAGFENIMVTRDGKGSDHFWNLIKYKDKWYHFDACPLAGAGSFKAFMLGDLELAKFDEEYGKVNSANKDYYNFEKSAYPKRAEHGVKED; the protein is encoded by the coding sequence ATGAGTAAATTAAAAAGAAATCTTATAATTTCTGGTGTAAGCTTTGTGATACTCCTTATTTTGTTGGGACTATCAGCATTTATAACTGCTCCTCTTAAGTCAGTAATGACAGTTGAGGCGGGTACACCAGACCTTAAGCAGACAGATTTTTATAAGAATCCCGAAATTTATGAGTTTTTGCTAAGCCACCATATACCTCTTATCAATTGCAAGATGGTAACTCCGCTTAAGGATATCCCTCTTGATAAACCGGGAGAATATCCTGTACAGTTTTTGGTAAACGGCAATATAAATACAACCCTGTTAACTGTAGAAGATACTGAAAGTCCGGTTATAATTGCAAAGGAAGTTGTAATTGCGGCAGGAGATAGCTGTAAAAAAGAGGACTTTATAGAGAAGGTAGAGGATGCTACAAAGTCCAAGGTAAAGGAGAGCGGTTTATCCGAATATAAGGGTGAAGCCGGGATATATAAGATAACTTTGACTGCCACAGATATAGCAGGTAATGTATCAGAGGAAGTAACTCATTTATATGTCCTAGATGTAAGAGAAAAGCTAACAGTAGAACTTGGAACTACCTCTCTACCTGCTGATAGGTTCATAAAATCAGATAAGACAGGGATTAAGCTTACCTATGGCAAGAAGTTTAATATTAATAAGGCCTTGCAAAAATCAGGGAAATATACTGTTCCAATCAGGGCTTTGGTAAAGAAAAACGAGAAGGAGATTAAGCTTACTTTGGTGGTAAAAGACACCAAGGCTCCTGTAATTAAAGGAGCCAGGGATTTAACCATATACATAGGCAGCCCTTTTTCATACAGGGAGGGCGTAAGCGTTACGGACAATCAGCCGGGAGGTACTGCCCTTTTGGTGGATGCTTCAAAAGTAAATCCCAGAAAAGAAGGGGTGTACAAGGTAACCTACCGTTCTGAGGATAAGGCCGGTAACAAGACTTCAAAGTCTGTAAAGGTAACAGTTAAAAAGTCATCTAAAAGCCACGCTAAAGAAGTGGCAAAATATGTGAAAGAAACACTGGCTGAGATTACTAATAAGAATATGACTGAGCTGGAGAAGCTTGACAAGATATTTGAATTTTGCCATACCAAGATAAGCTACACAGGGTACTCAGATAAAAGTGATGCTATAGAAGCAGCTTATAACGGTTTTAGGACACATACCGGTGACTGCTTTACCTACTTTGCTGTATCTGAGGCACTTATCACAGGAGCGGGCTTTGAAAATATCATGGTTACCAGAGATGGAAAAGGCAGTGACCACTTTTGGAACCTAATCAAATATAAGGATAAGTGGTATCATTTTGATGCATGTCCTCTGGCGGGAGCAGGCTCATTTAAGGCATTTATGCTTGGAGACCTTGAGCTTGCAAAGTTTGACGAAGAATACGGTAAAGTCAATTCTGCTAACAAGGACTACTATAATTTTGAAAAAAGTGCTTATCCTAAAAGGGCGGAGCACGGTGTGAAGGAAGATTAG
- the dapB gene encoding 4-hydroxy-tetrahydrodipicolinate reductase — MVEVILHGCNGRMGQMLSELISKDEEMKVVAGIEPSGEAKNDYPVYKSFDELKETADVIIDFSTASAIDGLLDYCEKTHTPLVLCSTGLSEAQLGRVERLAKVSAVLVSANMSLGINVLLKLLKNVTKTLYENGFDIEIVEKHHNQKLDAPSGTALALADVMKDELDDISYNLDRSKVRKKRERNEIGISAVRGGTIVGEHEVIFAGTDEVIEIKHTAYSRAIFAKGAMSAAKFLSGKSAGKYSMSDVIG; from the coding sequence ATGGTTGAAGTTATATTACATGGCTGCAATGGCAGGATGGGGCAGATGCTCTCAGAATTGATTTCAAAGGATGAAGAGATGAAGGTGGTAGCTGGTATAGAGCCTTCCGGTGAGGCGAAAAATGACTACCCTGTATACAAGAGCTTTGATGAATTAAAAGAAACAGCAGACGTAATTATAGATTTTTCTACTGCTTCTGCAATTGATGGCCTTCTTGATTACTGTGAAAAGACACATACACCGCTGGTGCTTTGCTCTACAGGACTGTCTGAGGCTCAGCTAGGCAGAGTCGAAAGACTTGCCAAGGTATCAGCTGTCCTTGTATCAGCCAATATGTCACTTGGTATCAATGTGCTTCTTAAACTTCTTAAAAATGTCACCAAGACACTTTATGAAAACGGTTTTGATATAGAGATAGTTGAAAAGCACCACAATCAGAAGCTTGATGCTCCTAGCGGTACAGCTCTTGCACTCGCTGATGTAATGAAGGATGAACTTGATGATATTTCTTATAACCTTGACAGAAGTAAGGTAAGGAAGAAAAGAGAAAGAAATGAAATCGGTATCTCAGCAGTAAGAGGTGGAACCATAGTTGGAGAACACGAAGTTATATTTGCGGGAACTGATGAGGTTATTGAAATTAAGCATACTGCGTATTCTAGAGCCATATTTGCTAAAGGTGCTATGAGTGCGGCAAAGTTCCTAAGTGGTAAAAGCGCAGGAAAGTACAGTATGTCTGATGTAATTGGCTAA